Proteins encoded in a region of the Catalinimonas alkaloidigena genome:
- a CDS encoding arginine deiminase family protein — protein MPAYDQEQETAICNKVMVSHEVGRLRRLLVHSPDSGLGKVTPSKAQDWLFEDIVHLDTMRRDEYDYFTKLLLYFLDPDRVAGKLAAIDDPINRRNFYKPGHPQFHGSDRVVEIQQLLTELLQDEVVRTKLVASICAVENVSYSVQEALLMMDATLLGRTLISGTTPDDKRMIFAPIPNLIFARDVGIVINDHILLNKPARQARMREALIMKYIFFNHPYFESCRRRVIELADSKHHFLHHDKDVDYKHVTLEGGDFMMVAPNHLVVGISERTTAYAVNQVIKAVFDRELVDKVSVIRIPKKRDYMHIDTVFTQVRRDCWVLLGSLSKRGVELETREFYRTLAEEALPNHELKIWQFEREKEGKTKEFAYLEDLLTDISQNDLGVEGEVAFVYSGNNEYPFGDREQWTDSCNLLALREGVVVGYDRNDKTAEAFRNVGFDVIDAAELLHHFEIGMLTPDAVTNTLIMLPSAELSRARGGSRCMSMPLWREAPE, from the coding sequence ATGCCCGCTTACGATCAAGAACAGGAAACCGCTATTTGCAACAAAGTGATGGTCAGCCACGAAGTCGGCCGGTTACGTCGGCTGCTGGTACACAGCCCCGACAGCGGCCTGGGCAAAGTGACGCCCTCCAAAGCGCAGGACTGGCTGTTCGAAGACATCGTGCACCTCGATACGATGCGCCGCGACGAGTACGACTATTTCACCAAGCTACTGCTCTACTTTCTGGACCCCGATCGGGTGGCGGGAAAGCTGGCCGCGATCGACGACCCGATCAACCGCCGGAACTTCTACAAGCCGGGGCATCCGCAGTTTCACGGTTCCGACCGGGTGGTCGAAATCCAGCAACTGCTGACGGAACTGTTGCAGGACGAGGTGGTGCGCACCAAGCTGGTTGCGTCGATCTGTGCCGTCGAAAACGTGTCGTACAGCGTACAGGAAGCGCTGCTGATGATGGACGCCACGTTGCTGGGCCGGACGCTGATTTCGGGCACCACGCCGGACGACAAGCGGATGATATTTGCGCCCATTCCGAATCTGATCTTTGCGCGCGACGTGGGCATTGTGATCAACGACCACATTTTGCTGAACAAGCCCGCACGGCAGGCCCGGATGCGCGAAGCGCTCATCATGAAGTACATCTTCTTCAACCACCCGTACTTTGAGTCGTGCCGCCGCCGCGTGATCGAACTGGCCGACAGCAAGCACCATTTTCTGCACCACGACAAAGACGTGGATTACAAGCACGTGACGCTGGAAGGCGGCGATTTTATGATGGTCGCGCCGAACCACCTCGTGGTCGGCATCAGCGAGCGGACCACCGCCTACGCCGTCAATCAGGTGATCAAAGCCGTCTTCGACCGCGAGCTGGTCGACAAAGTGTCGGTGATCAGAATTCCGAAGAAGCGCGATTACATGCACATCGACACCGTATTCACGCAGGTGCGTCGCGATTGCTGGGTGCTGCTGGGGTCGCTTTCGAAACGCGGGGTCGAGCTGGAAACGCGCGAATTTTACCGCACGCTGGCCGAAGAAGCACTGCCCAACCACGAACTGAAAATCTGGCAGTTTGAACGCGAAAAAGAGGGCAAAACCAAAGAGTTCGCTTACCTGGAAGACCTGCTGACCGACATCAGCCAAAACGACCTGGGCGTGGAAGGCGAGGTGGCTTTCGTCTATTCCGGGAACAACGAATACCCGTTCGGCGACCGTGAACAGTGGACTGACTCCTGCAACCTGCTGGCCCTCCGCGAGGGCGTGGTGGTCGGCTACGACCGCAACGACAAAACGGCCGAAGCATTCCGCAACGTGGGCTTCGACGTGATCGACGCGGCCGAACTGCTGCACCACTTCGAGATCGGCATGCTTACGCCCGACGCCGTCACCAACACCCTGATCATGCTCCCTTCCGCCGAACTTTCGCGCGCCCGGGGCGGTTCCCGCTGCATGAGCATGCCCCTCTGGCGCGAAGCTCCGGAGTAG
- the ctlX gene encoding citrulline utilization hydrolase CtlX has translation MQTTSHILVVRPTCFGFNEETAASNLFQNGQAPEQAEFIRQQALKEFDQMVEILRGKGVKVTVVEDTPEPRKPDALFPNNWISFHADGTICLFPMLARNRRAERRREVIDQVIAEGDYNVVDIVDFTAWEEQEKFLEGTGSMVLDRVNRVAYACFAPRTHEEVLADFSRRTRYDVIGFHATDLRDQPIYHANVMMAIGEGFATVCLQSIRDAAERAMVYKSLSRTHEVIEITLEQVYQFAGNMIQLQSEAGDKLIVLSRSAYEGLPADQRQRLSRHGELVPIPLPTIQHYGGGSARCMIAEIYLPKKG, from the coding sequence TTGCAAACCACCTCCCACATTCTGGTCGTGCGACCCACCTGTTTCGGGTTCAACGAAGAGACGGCCGCCAGCAACCTGTTTCAGAACGGTCAGGCCCCCGAGCAAGCCGAGTTTATCCGCCAGCAGGCGCTGAAAGAATTTGACCAGATGGTCGAGATTCTGCGGGGCAAGGGCGTGAAAGTCACAGTCGTGGAGGATACACCGGAGCCGCGCAAACCCGACGCCCTGTTTCCGAACAACTGGATTTCGTTCCATGCCGACGGCACCATCTGCCTGTTTCCGATGCTGGCCCGCAACCGGCGCGCCGAGCGGCGGCGGGAGGTGATCGACCAGGTGATCGCCGAAGGAGACTACAACGTGGTAGACATCGTGGATTTTACGGCCTGGGAGGAGCAGGAAAAATTTCTGGAAGGGACGGGCAGTATGGTGCTGGACCGGGTGAACCGCGTGGCCTACGCCTGTTTTGCGCCCCGCACGCACGAGGAAGTACTGGCCGATTTCAGCCGCCGCACCCGTTACGACGTGATCGGGTTTCACGCGACCGACCTGCGCGACCAGCCCATCTACCACGCCAACGTGATGATGGCGATCGGGGAGGGCTTCGCCACCGTTTGTCTGCAATCCATCCGCGATGCGGCCGAGCGGGCCATGGTCTACAAGTCGCTGTCGCGCACGCACGAGGTGATCGAAATTACCCTGGAGCAGGTCTACCAGTTTGCCGGCAACATGATCCAGTTGCAGAGCGAAGCGGGCGATAAACTCATCGTTTTGTCGCGCAGCGCCTACGAAGGCTTGCCCGCCGACCAGCGTCAGCGCCTCTCCCGGCACGGCGAACTGGTCCCGATTCCGTTGCCGACCATTCAGCACTACGGGGGCGGCAGCGCCCGCTGTATGATTGCCGAAATCTACCTGCCGAAGAAAGGATAA
- the argS gene encoding arginine--tRNA ligase, whose amino-acid sequence MDLELSLKKGLQHGFKDIFNADVAEDQLALQPTRKEFEGTYTFVTFPFGRLTKKNPEETGKLLGEYLKNHVVTVADFNVVKGFLNLSIDASFWQKALCDMVAEPAFGFFPDNGQRVMVEYSSPNTNKPLHLGHLRNNFLGYAVAEILRANGYQVVRANLVNDRGVHICKSMLAYQRFGHGETPESSGLKGDHLIGNYYVRFDQEYRKQVQELVAGGMPEEEAKKKAPLMQDAQAMLQKWEEGDPDVRQLWEKMNGWVYEGFAETYRRMGVTFDQYYKESDTYLLGKDIIQEGLEKGVFFRKDDGSVWIDLTAEGLNEKLLLRKDGTSVYMTQDLGTADLKYKDHAVSKSVYVVGNEQDHHFKVLFAILQKLGRPYAEGLYHLSYGMVDLPSGKMKSREGTVVDADDLITEMEQTAENYTSESGKIEGFSTDEARELYHAIALGALKYFLLRVDPKKRMLFNPAESVDFHGNTGPFIQYTHARISSVLQKATQEGIAAEVSDQYALLPEEQAVIVLLNDFPQKVKLAGELYDPSVIAQYAYDLAKEYNRFYSELSILNDENAAAVSFRLVLSQQVASVLKKALGLLGIEAPERM is encoded by the coding sequence ATGGATTTGGAACTATCCCTGAAAAAAGGCCTGCAACACGGCTTCAAAGATATTTTTAACGCCGACGTGGCCGAAGATCAACTGGCGCTTCAGCCCACGCGCAAAGAGTTTGAGGGTACCTATACCTTCGTTACGTTTCCCTTCGGTCGCCTCACCAAAAAGAACCCGGAAGAGACCGGGAAGCTGCTGGGCGAGTACCTGAAAAACCACGTGGTGACCGTGGCCGACTTCAACGTCGTGAAAGGGTTTCTGAACCTGAGCATCGACGCTTCCTTCTGGCAGAAGGCCCTTTGCGACATGGTCGCCGAACCCGCATTCGGATTTTTTCCGGACAACGGACAGCGCGTCATGGTCGAGTATTCGTCGCCCAACACCAACAAGCCCCTGCACCTGGGGCACCTGCGCAACAACTTTCTGGGGTATGCGGTCGCCGAAATTCTGCGGGCGAACGGCTATCAGGTCGTGCGGGCCAATCTGGTGAACGACCGAGGCGTACACATCTGCAAGTCGATGCTGGCGTATCAGCGCTTCGGGCACGGCGAAACGCCGGAATCGAGCGGCCTCAAAGGCGATCACCTCATCGGGAACTACTACGTGCGGTTCGATCAGGAGTACCGCAAACAAGTGCAGGAACTGGTCGCGGGCGGCATGCCGGAAGAAGAGGCGAAAAAGAAAGCACCGCTGATGCAGGACGCGCAGGCGATGCTGCAAAAGTGGGAAGAAGGCGACCCGGACGTGCGGCAGTTGTGGGAAAAGATGAACGGCTGGGTCTACGAAGGCTTTGCTGAAACCTACCGGCGCATGGGCGTCACGTTTGACCAGTATTACAAAGAGTCGGATACGTACCTGTTGGGCAAAGACATCATCCAGGAAGGGCTGGAGAAAGGCGTCTTTTTCCGGAAAGACGACGGCTCTGTGTGGATTGACCTGACCGCCGAAGGGCTGAACGAAAAGCTGCTCCTGCGGAAAGACGGCACGTCGGTTTACATGACGCAGGATCTGGGCACTGCCGACCTGAAGTACAAAGACCACGCGGTCAGCAAGTCTGTGTACGTGGTGGGCAACGAACAGGATCACCACTTCAAAGTGCTGTTCGCGATCCTCCAGAAACTGGGACGTCCGTACGCCGAGGGGTTGTATCACCTGTCGTACGGCATGGTCGATCTGCCCAGCGGCAAGATGAAGTCGCGCGAGGGAACCGTGGTCGATGCCGACGACCTGATTACCGAGATGGAGCAAACCGCTGAGAATTACACCTCGGAGTCGGGCAAGATCGAAGGCTTCAGTACTGACGAGGCGCGGGAGCTGTACCACGCCATTGCGCTGGGTGCGCTCAAGTACTTCCTGTTGCGGGTTGATCCTAAAAAACGGATGCTCTTCAACCCGGCCGAATCCGTGGATTTTCATGGCAACACGGGGCCGTTCATTCAGTACACACACGCGCGGATTTCGTCGGTGTTGCAGAAAGCCACTCAGGAGGGCATTGCCGCCGAGGTGTCGGACCAGTATGCCCTTTTGCCCGAAGAACAGGCCGTGATTGTGCTGCTGAACGATTTTCCGCAGAAAGTGAAGCTGGCTGGCGAATTGTACGATCCGTCGGTGATTGCGCAGTATGCGTACGACCTGGCCAAAGAATACAACCGTTTCTACTCCGAGCTTTCCATTCTGAATGACGAAAACGCGGCGGCCGTTTCCTTCCGACTGGTGCTGTCGCAACAGGTGGCGTCGGTCCTGAAAAAAGCACTGGGCCTGTTGGGCATCGAAGCGCCGGAACGCATGTAA
- a CDS encoding type III pantothenate kinase, with translation MLLAIDAGNTNIVFGLYDGETWRHVWRLETHPLRPFADYGMFLRMHLLEAGLRLDDVQRTVLSSVVPAAVEPLQQAIKALLKREALWLRAEVYPQLPVRTERPYEIGSDLVANALAAYERFHEYCMVVDFGTALTFTIVSDRGDILGVTIAPGLKTAIRALAGNTAQLPEVPLELPHSAIGRSTVHAIQAGILYGYTGMVEGMIRRINTELDQKCRVMATGGLSSILTTLHDQFDEVDPNLTLDGLRWVDYYAHR, from the coding sequence ATGCTGCTAGCCATTGACGCAGGCAATACCAACATCGTTTTTGGACTTTACGACGGCGAAACGTGGCGGCATGTGTGGCGTCTGGAAACGCATCCGTTGCGGCCCTTCGCCGACTACGGCATGTTTCTGAGGATGCACCTGCTCGAAGCCGGTCTGCGCCTCGACGACGTACAACGGACGGTGCTGAGTTCGGTGGTGCCCGCGGCGGTGGAGCCGTTGCAGCAGGCGATCAAAGCCCTGTTAAAACGCGAAGCACTCTGGTTGCGGGCGGAGGTGTATCCCCAACTTCCGGTGCGGACGGAGCGCCCATACGAGATCGGGTCCGATCTGGTAGCCAATGCGTTAGCGGCCTACGAACGGTTCCACGAGTATTGCATGGTGGTCGATTTCGGCACCGCCCTCACCTTTACCATCGTTTCCGACCGGGGCGATATTCTGGGCGTGACCATTGCACCGGGATTGAAAACGGCCATTCGTGCTCTGGCCGGCAACACCGCCCAACTGCCGGAAGTGCCGCTGGAGTTACCGCACTCTGCCATCGGGCGGAGCACGGTGCACGCCATCCAGGCGGGCATTCTCTACGGGTACACGGGCATGGTAGAAGGGATGATCCGGCGCATCAACACCGAACTGGATCAGAAGTGCCGGGTGATGGCCACCGGGGGCTTGTCGTCGATTCTGACGACGCTGCACGATCAGTTCGACGAGGTCGACCCTAACCTGACGCTCGACGGCCTGCGTTGGGTCGACTACTACGCACATCGCTAA
- a CDS encoding PH domain-containing protein, with amino-acid sequence MFGKVASDMLGLSDIGTIIKPENYDKVDADDYLMHEDGEKIFFLIKSKADEYCFTNHALIHLDGTSAVSKKRMLKRYTYKSYRVEDVRLETAGTVDRDVEIKFSIGGQSFSIDVDKRQIESLKDLYKALVQISSIQHNNAEYYAYASNSLGTAAESVRRSSGEASLETQFKAINEYAFEWMKKAHATYVRKDFSEVFEKYINN; translated from the coding sequence ATGTTTGGAAAAGTTGCTTCGGATATGCTGGGTCTCAGCGACATCGGCACCATCATCAAACCCGAGAATTACGACAAAGTCGACGCCGACGATTATTTGATGCACGAGGACGGAGAGAAGATTTTCTTCCTCATCAAATCAAAAGCCGACGAATACTGCTTCACGAATCACGCCCTGATTCACCTCGACGGCACCTCGGCCGTCAGTAAAAAACGCATGCTGAAACGCTATACCTACAAAAGCTACCGCGTGGAAGACGTGCGGCTGGAAACGGCCGGAACTGTGGATCGGGACGTGGAGATCAAGTTCAGCATCGGGGGACAATCGTTCTCGATCGATGTGGACAAGCGGCAAATCGAGTCGCTCAAAGACCTGTACAAGGCGCTGGTGCAGATCAGCTCCATTCAGCACAACAATGCCGAGTATTACGCCTACGCGTCGAACAGCCTCGGCACGGCCGCCGAAAGCGTACGGCGCTCAAGCGGCGAAGCCTCGCTGGAAACGCAATTCAAGGCCATCAACGAGTATGCGTTTGAGTGGATGAAGAAAGCCCATGCTACCTACGTACGCAAAGATTTTAGTGAAGTATTCGAGAAATACATCAACAATTGA